A window of Chloroflexota bacterium genomic DNA:
CCGGCGGAGATCGTCATAGCGGCGCGGCAGATGGAAGAGGAGATCGCGGACCGTCGCGACACCGAGTCGCGGCAATGTCCGCCGCAGGACCCGCTGGGCGGCGAGACCGCTCTGCGCTATCGGTGCCCGAAGCAGCGCGGCGGGCGCGAGTGGCGATCGGGCGACGCCGGGCGCTTCGGCCGCCGGACTCCCGCGCGCCGCCGAACGCGTGGCGCGCCGCGTCCCGGAGCCGTCGGGGCTCCCTACCAAACCGCGATGAGGTACGGGTAGAGCGGCTGTCCACCGTGGGCGATGTCGACCTCGACGGACGGAAAGGCTGCGCCGAGCTGCCCGGCGAGCGCCTCGGCATCGCCGAGGTCCACCCCCTCCCCATAGAGGAGGGTCACGAGCTCGAACGGACGACCGAGTGCTTCGAGCGCGCTGACGACCGCCTTCGCGCGATCGCGATCCGCCGCCACGACGCCATCGTCCGGGTCGAGGACGATCGTCTGACCCTGGCGCACCTTGTGGCCGCCGAGCCGAGCGTCGCGGACCGCCGTCGTCACCTGGAACGTGCGGACCGCCCGACTCTGCTCGAGCATCCGCCTGAGGTTGGCCGCGACATCGAGGCCGGGCGCCACCGCGAGGATCGCCTCGAGGCCCTCGATCGGGTTGCGGGTCGGGACGATGTGGACCGGCCGCGTCGCGAGCTCAGCCACCTGATGGGCGGCGAGGATGACGTTCCGGTTGTTCGGAAGAATGATGATCTCGGCCGCGTTGAGACGGTCGATCGCCGCCAGGAGCTCTCCGGTCGACGGGTTCACGGACGGTCCTCCGCGGACGATCGCGGCAGCGCCACGATCGCGGAACTCCTTCTCGAGACCCTCGCCGGAGACGACGGCCACGACGGCGAGCGCGATCGTCGTCCCATTCCGCGCCCGCGGATCAATCCACATGGATGCGGGTGTCGGAGCCACCGCCGGCCGATCTGCCCCCCCGTGACGCGCCCGCCCGTCCGCGGTCAGGCCGCGACCCGCGACGTCATCATCCGCTGGGGCCGGGATCGCGGCGGAGGCGGCGAGCGCGCCTGCGCCGACGAGATCGTCCACCCGGCGATCGAGCATCGCGCGCGATTGGTGGTCAAGGTTGACGACCGTGATGTCCGTGAGATCGCCGAGCGCGAGCCCGTAGGCGAGGATCTCGTCGGGTCGCTCGTTGTGGACGTGGACCTTGGCCTCGTTCAGATCCCCGGCGACGATGACCGACTCGGCGAGGCTCGAGAGCCGGCCGCGCATCGCGTCGAGGTCGAGCGGACCATGACCGTTCGGCCGCACGAAGAAGACCGTCTCGTACCCGTGACCGTCATCCGCATGGGCGACGAGGTGCGAGAGCCGCGCGGAGGATCCCGCCCGGCCGCCGTCGACAGGCGCCTCGCCGACGAGATGGAGGAGCGCCCCCTGGAACAGCCGATATAGCCCCTGACCACCGGAATCGACGACGCCCGCGTCGCGAAGGACCGCCAGGAGCGATGGTGTCCGCTCGACCGATCGGGCCGCGGCGTCGACGGCCGCGGCGAGGACCGTCTCAATGTCCTGGTCACGCTCAGCCACCGTCCGCGCCGCCTCGGCCGCGTCCCGGATCACGGTGAGGATGGTCCCCTCGACCGGTTGACTGACCGCACGATAGGCCTGCTCGACGCCCTTGCCGAGCGCGTAGGCGAGGTCCAGCGCGTTGAACCGGACCTTGCCGGCGAGACCGTCCGCCATGCCGCCGAAGATCTGACTGACGATG
This region includes:
- a CDS encoding DAK2 domain-containing protein; amino-acid sequence: MTRVWCDGSGLRSALAAAAANLERHVDEVNALNVFPVPDGDTGSNMLTTVRGALAAADAVAGSTAGEVASAIKRGALHEARGNSGVIVSQIFGGMADGLAGKVRFNALDLAYALGKGVEQAYRAVSQPVEGTILTVIRDAAEAARTVAERDQDIETVLAAAVDAAARSVERTPSLLAVLRDAGVVDSGGQGLYRLFQGALLHLVGEAPVDGGRAGSSARLSHLVAHADDGHGYETVFFVRPNGHGPLDLDAMRGRLSSLAESVIVAGDLNEAKVHVHNERPDEILAYGLALGDLTDITVVNLDHQSRAMLDRRVDDLVGAGALAASAAIPAPADDDVAGRGLTADGRARHGGADRPAVAPTPASMWIDPRARNGTTIALAVVAVVSGEGLEKEFRDRGAAAIVRGGPSVNPSTGELLAAIDRLNAAEIIILPNNRNVILAAHQVAELATRPVHIVPTRNPIEGLEAILAVAPGLDVAANLRRMLEQSRAVRTFQVTTAVRDARLGGHKVRQGQTIVLDPDDGVVAADRDRAKAVVSALEALGRPFELVTLLYGEGVDLGDAEALAGQLGAAFPSVEVDIAHGGQPLYPYLIAVW